TttcaaaattttatgcaagacAATGAATAAAAGAACACATCCTATTCTAATACACCTTAGTCTAATATTTCTTTCAACTTTATTATCTAGCAGTCATGTTATTATCATATAGTTTGTACCTTATTATTTCCTactaataattattatttattaatcattaatattataaattataattgttattttattatttccatttaatatttaaatgttttgttttaaattttttactGAAATCTTTCAATGTATACCCTACACAACCgtgtattaattattttttactGAACTACtagatatatattttttatgaaagAAATACCTATTTTAAATATGAGTTTAAATGGAGATAAAATATAAAAAGACAACATTTTAACAATTTTGCTAATTTAATGTTATTAAACAACTAGATTTTTTAAaggttttttatttaaaataataaaaaaaataattaaaaaaatagtaattcaataaaataataataattattatttatatataaattatttatagTCGATATACTCTTAACTTTATTTAtagaataatatattttttataaaaagaaagtcTATCGAACATTCAAACCTACTGCTAGTGGTATCTCTCCCTGATGCGTTTTCTTCTATCTCGCCTCCTTCTCTCCTCGCCGTTGCCGTCTGCCGCCCTACCTCGCCGTCTCCTTCCATCTCCGGCCTACTGCTTCTCCCGTCGACATTCTCAAAAGTAACATTAAAGGTATTTGATTCAGCGTTTTTCTTTCGTTTCTTCGTCAATTAAATGAAGCTAGAATCTGTATAAAGGAATTACTGATGTGTtcgtttgatcttcttgtggctTATCTCGAATTGAAACACTGCATTTCATAAAAAAAGATTTATATATGTGATAAATAGTAGAGGAACAAGGCGAACTCGGGGCATTTTTTGTTAATCGATGGATGTTTGTCGGTGTTTCTCCAGTTTTAGGTTTAATGCCACTATATACTTCGAGTAATACCAAACCAACTGTGAAATGGAGATGAACTTTACATTTCTTGCTGGATAAGTGAGGTTAACTAGCTTAAATCAAGCTCTTATAAGATCTGTTTGCTATTGGATTTCTCATTGCTGCATATTTACTTGTTTGATACCATGATTTTTCCCCAATCACAGCAGGTAGAGATGAGTTTTGGATTTGGTATGATTCTTTAATCGGTATATTCTATTGGAATGAATGCATAACCATTTCAGTTGAACTTGGATGGCAATTCATCTCCACTTAATTTAAATTCCTGCCTATCAACACATTGGTTTTTGGTTGATTTACAGTACCTTAAACTTTCATATGTTTAAGAATGATAATTCTGGATTATTTCCCAGTTTTTTAACCTTCCTTTGTGTAATCACCAATATACAAACTAATGCAAGTACCTTGACTACATTTTATCATATTAGTATCTGATTGTCATTAATGGTGCTCTTATTCCAGATATTTTAGACACTCCTGAACTTCAAAAGACAAGGCATTGCAAACTTTCAAGACCGGATCCAATCAATCTCTTCCACAATCTTATAATAAGCACCTGGTAAGTAATTTTGATCATTATTTCATATCTGCAAAAATGAATTCTTGATTTTTGAAATAAAGTAAAACTTGCAAACCCTAGAAAAGAACAAATCATCTACAATGCCTCTCATTTTGTGAATAACCTAAATCTTGCACTTTTCTAGGATTCACATCTAAACTTTGCTGGGATGCAGATATCAAGAAAAAAAACCTTGTTAATACAGTAGCTTACAACAAATCCCCTTCACAAATTATGGTGAGACTAAGACACCTAAAGCAAAATTCCATCCGTGCCCTCCTTTCTCCTCTCAACACCAACAATCCCTTCAACTACTCAACATTAGCAGCATCCACCACCACCAATCCTCTCAGTTTAAACCCATTATTCCCATCTTTCTCATCTCCATCCCATAAATTACAAGCAAACGATTTGGTTTTAACATTTCGCGAATGGTTCAAGTCAAGTGGAAACCCTCTTCTTGACCAAATCCTTGAAGTCTTATCTTCAATTGAAAACCAAGATCTTATAGTCGAACGTGAAGCCATAGATGCAGCCTTATCTTCTCTAAATCTACACCTCACAGAGTCACTTGTTCTTGATGTTTTATCATACGGGAAAGACGTTTTATCTTGCACCAAATTCTTCGATTGGGCGGGTCGACAACCCGGTTTTCACCATTCCCGAGCCACATTCCATGCAATTTTCAAGATCCTTTCAAGAGCAAAGCTGATGTCTTTAATGTTTTACTATTTAGACAGCTATAGCAAGCTTCGAGGGGGTCACAAGTCAAACTTTCACAACATTTTGGTAATGGGTTATGCTGTTGCAGGAAAACCCGAAATTGCCCTTCAGTTATTCGGACGTATGCGTTACCAAGGTATTGATTTAGATGATTTTGCTTATCATGTGCTTTTAAATGCTTTAGTGGAAGAGGGTTATTTTGATGGAGTTGAATCAATTGCTACACAGATCAAGAATCGTGGTCTTGAATCCGAAATCACTTATTCGATTTTGGTTAAGAGTTTTTGTAGGAAAAAGGAGTTTGATAAAGCTGAAAGTTATCTTCGTGGGGTGATTAATAGTGGGATTAAGATAAAAAGTGGTGGTTATATAGTTGGTGCTCTTGTTGATGGGTTATGTAAGAACAATGAGTTTGATAAAGCTGGGAAATTAGTCGATGAATTTGGAGAATTTCATGTTTATGATATATGGATTCGGGAACTCGTTCGTGCTAGAAAGCTGGATGGAGCTATGGAGTTTTTGCAAAAAACTAGGAACCAAAAGACGGCTGTTTATGTTCCGGATGTTTTCCGTTACAACTCCTTGATTTTAAGACTTCTAAGAGAAAACAGACTTGAAGAAGTATGTGATTTAGTGATTGAAATGAGAGAGAATAATATCCCTCCAGATGAGTTAACAATGAACATTGTTTTATGCTTTTTTTGTAAAGCAGGAATGGTGGATATTGCTGTAAAGTTATACGATTCAAGAACAGAGATTGGATTATCTTTGAGTTCAATGGCTGTTAATTATTTAATGAATACCCTTTGTAGGGACGGAAGCGTCATTGATGCATATCGTATTTTAAAAAACTCACTTGATCAAGGGTATTTCCCGGGAAAAACCGCGTTTTCTATCATGGCTGATGCTTTATGCAAGGTGGAAAAACTCGACATAATGGATGACTTGTTTCGTGTTGCTTTGGAACACAAGATTATGTTGAGTGATAAGTTTCATGAAAAGTACATAAATGCCCTTTGTAGGATTGGGAGATTAGAAGATGGGTATATCAGACACGTGGAATTAAACCGGTTAAATGAAGTCACACCCAAATTTGCTTACAACTCTTTGATAGATGGGTTTATTAATCGCAAAAGAGGCGATATTGCAGCAATGTTATTGATACAAATGCAAGAAAAACATCATACCCCTACCCGGAAATTGTTTTGTAGTGTGATTCAAAGCATATGTGAAATGGAAAATCCCGAAAAACAGTTTCAAAAGTTGTTGGAAATGCAGTTGTCTATTCAGAAACTCGGGTGTTGGGTTTTTAATCATTTTATAGAAGGAGCTGGGATTGCTAAAAGACCTGATTTAGCTAAAGAAGTTTATCAAATGATGAAAAGAAATGGGATTTCTCCTAATGTGAGTGCGGATATTTTACTGTTGAAAAGTTTTCTATCAAGTGAAAAAGTATCCAATTCTTTATCTTTATTCTATGATGTTTCTAAAAAACGAAAAATCGGGAGAAAAGTATTCAACACGATTGTTGTTGGTTTATGCAAAGCAAATAAACCTGACATTGCTTTGAGCATCTTTTCAGAAATTAGAGAAAAAGAGAAGACGTTGAGACCCAGTCTTGAATGTTATGAAGAACTTGTATACGTTTTATGCAAATACAAAAGATACGACAAGGTCATGGATGTTATCAGTGACATGATTCGAGTTGGGCGTCCTTTATCGTCTTTTATCGGTAACAATTTGCTTCTATATTCTTTAAAAGATCAAAACCTATACAGCACTTGGGTTGACTCACTACCCACCGAGTCAACCGAGTCGACTCAGTCGTCACCTAtgtggaaactcggcgagttggttgggtTGTTTTCTGACCGGTTTAGAGACGATATAGATATCGATGAGTTGGAGGAAGTAGTGGGGAAGTGTTTTCCACTTGATATATACACATACAACATGCTTTTGAGGAAACTAATAAAGAAACAGGTGGACGATGCTTC
The genomic region above belongs to Lactuca sativa cultivar Salinas chromosome 4, Lsat_Salinas_v11, whole genome shotgun sequence and contains:
- the LOC111901043 gene encoding pentatricopeptide repeat-containing protein At1g71210, mitochondrial; the encoded protein is MVRLRHLKQNSIRALLSPLNTNNPFNYSTLAASTTTNPLSLNPLFPSFSSPSHKLQANDLVLTFREWFKSSGNPLLDQILEVLSSIENQDLIVEREAIDAALSSLNLHLTESLVLDVLSYGKDVLSCTKFFDWAGRQPGFHHSRATFHAIFKILSRAKLMSLMFYYLDSYSKLRGGHKSNFHNILVMGYAVAGKPEIALQLFGRMRYQGIDLDDFAYHVLLNALVEEGYFDGVESIATQIKNRGLESEITYSILVKSFCRKKEFDKAESYLRGVINSGIKIKSGGYIVGALVDGLCKNNEFDKAGKLVDEFGEFHVYDIWIRELVRARKLDGAMEFLQKTRNQKTAVYVPDVFRYNSLILRLLRENRLEEVCDLVIEMRENNIPPDELTMNIVLCFFCKAGMVDIAVKLYDSRTEIGLSLSSMAVNYLMNTLCRDGSVIDAYRILKNSLDQGYFPGKTAFSIMADALCKVEKLDIMDDLFRVALEHKIMLSDKFHEKYINALCRIGRLEDGYIRHVELNRLNEVTPKFAYNSLIDGFINRKRGDIAAMLLIQMQEKHHTPTRKLFCSVIQSICEMENPEKQFQKLLEMQLSIQKLGCWVFNHFIEGAGIAKRPDLAKEVYQMMKRNGISPNVSADILLLKSFLSSEKVSNSLSLFYDVSKKRKIGRKVFNTIVVGLCKANKPDIALSIFSEIREKEKTLRPSLECYEELVYVLCKYKRYDKVMDVISDMIRVGRPLSSFIGNNLLLYSLKDQNLYSTWVDSLPTESTESTQSSPMWKLGELVGLFSDRFRDDIDIDELEEVVGKCFPLDIYTYNMLLRKLIKKQVDDASRLFRKICEKGYKPNQWTYETLVHGFYRHGRAAEGKVWLEEMQKLGFTPSEATTVLL